From a single Deltaproteobacteria bacterium IMCC39524 genomic region:
- a CDS encoding DUF1015 domain-containing protein: protein MNLAKLALQVPTVLLPQAGIDLNRWAVIACDQYTSEPEYWQAVDQLVAEQPSTLRLVFPEVYLEDEDGDARIAAINASMDQYLAEGVLAEQEKGFILLDRKTSHVESRKGLIVALDLEAYDYRPGSKTLIRATEGTIVDRLPPRIRVRENAAVELPHIMVLIDDPEQTVIEPLFEADLEQAYDFELMQSSGHLRGWKVNQPQLLEQVGNALEALADKERFQKRYDVDDEEVMLYAMGDGNHSFATAKAIWEQLKTEASDPSEVMDHPARYALIELVNVHDPGLEFEAIHRVLFDVDADDLLEQAEEYYRQAGTPCSIAWHDDLASASAAAEHSGKAHAIPFVAAGRFGVLEIADPKLTLEVGTLQNFLDAYLENHASGRIDYIHGDDAVSRFGGQKSNVGFYLPSISKHDLFRTIVRDGALPRKTFSMGEADEKRFYLEARRITC, encoded by the coding sequence ATGAATCTCGCTAAACTGGCCTTGCAAGTACCGACCGTCCTTTTACCTCAAGCAGGTATTGATCTGAATCGCTGGGCAGTGATTGCCTGTGACCAATACACTTCCGAGCCGGAATACTGGCAGGCTGTCGATCAACTGGTCGCAGAGCAGCCTTCGACGCTGCGCCTGGTTTTTCCTGAAGTTTATCTTGAAGACGAGGACGGTGACGCAAGGATTGCCGCTATCAATGCCAGCATGGATCAGTACCTGGCTGAGGGTGTGCTCGCTGAACAGGAAAAAGGCTTTATTCTTCTGGATCGCAAGACCAGTCATGTGGAGTCACGAAAAGGGCTGATCGTTGCTCTCGATCTGGAGGCCTACGATTATCGTCCCGGTTCCAAAACCTTGATCAGGGCCACGGAAGGTACAATCGTTGATCGTTTGCCGCCACGTATCCGGGTCAGGGAGAATGCGGCAGTTGAATTGCCACATATCATGGTGCTGATTGATGATCCCGAGCAGACCGTGATTGAGCCCCTGTTCGAGGCCGACCTGGAGCAGGCCTATGACTTTGAGCTTATGCAGTCAAGTGGTCACCTGCGGGGCTGGAAGGTCAATCAGCCACAGCTCCTCGAGCAAGTGGGCAACGCACTCGAGGCCCTGGCGGACAAAGAACGTTTCCAGAAGCGCTATGACGTCGATGATGAAGAAGTCATGCTCTATGCCATGGGTGACGGCAACCACAGCTTTGCCACGGCCAAGGCCATCTGGGAGCAGCTCAAGACAGAGGCTTCCGATCCTTCCGAGGTCATGGATCACCCGGCGCGTTATGCCTTGATCGAACTGGTTAACGTCCATGACCCGGGGTTGGAGTTCGAAGCCATTCACCGCGTGCTTTTCGATGTTGATGCCGACGACCTGCTCGAACAGGCCGAGGAGTATTATCGTCAGGCAGGAACCCCATGCAGTATTGCCTGGCATGACGATCTCGCTTCCGCATCCGCCGCCGCCGAACACTCGGGTAAGGCGCACGCGATCCCCTTTGTTGCTGCCGGGCGTTTTGGTGTGCTTGAGATCGCTGATCCGAAACTGACTCTCGAAGTCGGAACCTTGCAGAATTTTCTCGATGCTTACCTGGAGAATCACGCCTCAGGTCGTATCGATTATATCCATGGTGATGATGCGGTCTCTCGGTTTGGAGGGCAGAAAAGCAACGTCGGCTTCTACCTTCCGTCAATCTCAAAGCACGATCTTTTTCGCACCATCGTGCGAGACGGAGCTTTGCCTCGCAAGACCTTTTCCATGGGCGAAGCGGATGAAAAACGTTTTTACCTCGAGGCGCGCAGGATTACCTGCTGA
- the aroF gene encoding 3-deoxy-7-phosphoheptulonate synthase: MIIVMRKGASKDELAAVESRIAELGYKPHVIHGDTRNVVGAVGDERGKAVLQSIESMPGVENVVPILKPYKLASKEVKLERTAVEIAPGVIVGGDQLVVMAGPCSVESEEQILETAHAVKASGATVLRGGAYKPRSSPYSFQGMEEEGLKLLAMAREETGLPIVTEVVNPRDVDLVAKYADVMQVGARNVQNFALLKMLGTLDKPILLKRGMSTTIQEFLMSAEYILSEGNQKVILCERGIRTFETATRNTLDISAVPVLQEQTHLPIIIDPSHATGHASLVPSMCYAAVAAGADGLIVEVHPHPEVAASDGPQSLRPADFQLMMTKLAEFAKVVGKTL, from the coding sequence ATGATTATAGTAATGCGCAAAGGGGCCAGCAAGGACGAGTTGGCAGCGGTCGAGAGTCGGATTGCGGAGTTGGGCTACAAGCCTCATGTGATTCATGGTGACACACGCAATGTGGTCGGTGCTGTCGGTGATGAGCGAGGCAAGGCTGTGCTGCAGTCGATTGAATCGATGCCGGGCGTAGAAAATGTCGTGCCGATCCTCAAGCCCTACAAGTTGGCGAGCAAAGAGGTCAAGTTGGAGAGGACTGCGGTTGAAATTGCTCCTGGAGTTATTGTGGGCGGTGATCAACTCGTGGTCATGGCCGGCCCCTGCTCGGTAGAGAGCGAGGAGCAGATTCTCGAAACCGCCCATGCCGTCAAGGCCTCAGGCGCAACTGTCCTCCGTGGCGGTGCTTACAAGCCGCGCTCCAGTCCTTATTCCTTCCAGGGTATGGAAGAAGAGGGCCTCAAGCTTTTAGCCATGGCCCGCGAAGAAACCGGGTTACCGATCGTGACCGAGGTCGTGAATCCTCGCGATGTTGACCTGGTCGCAAAGTATGCTGATGTGATGCAGGTTGGCGCGCGTAACGTGCAAAACTTTGCCTTGCTCAAAATGCTCGGTACACTCGACAAGCCGATTCTTCTCAAACGCGGCATGTCAACGACCATCCAGGAATTCTTGATGAGCGCCGAGTACATCCTCTCCGAAGGCAACCAGAAGGTTATCCTTTGTGAGCGGGGTATTCGCACCTTTGAAACAGCTACCCGCAATACTCTGGATATCTCGGCAGTACCCGTACTGCAAGAGCAGACCCATCTGCCGATTATCATCGATCCTTCTCACGCAACGGGTCATGCTTCGCTGGTACCGAGTATGTGTTACGCTGCGGTGGCTGCCGGTGCTGACGGCCTGATCGTCGAAGTTCATCCTCACCCTGAAGTTGCTGCGAGCGATGGGCCTCAGTCGCTGCGACCCGCTGATTTTCAGCTGATGATGACCAAACTTGCCGAGTTTGCCAAAGTTGTCGGTAAAACGCTTTAA
- a CDS encoding site-specific integrase translates to MAQAKTLTQAEIDQVLRYVATTRYPARNRLLVLSSIWSGMRVGEIAALKISDVMNDEGNIKHEIRLTARQTKGHYARVVFLNEKLRVELAAFLSQRNTQNKSLPLFATEKSKGFSANTLTQWYYWTYKKAGISGASSHSGRRTFITSLAQKGIGVRVLASLAGHRSIAVTQVYIDVNDEMKRQAVELI, encoded by the coding sequence ATGGCACAAGCGAAAACACTCACCCAAGCAGAAATTGATCAGGTTTTACGTTATGTAGCAACCACCCGTTACCCAGCTCGCAATAGATTGCTGGTTCTGAGCAGTATATGGAGCGGCATGCGTGTTGGGGAAATTGCTGCTCTTAAAATTAGTGACGTGATGAACGATGAGGGCAACATCAAACACGAGATTCGTTTAACAGCCCGACAGACGAAAGGACACTATGCGCGAGTGGTCTTTTTGAATGAGAAATTACGAGTTGAATTGGCAGCGTTTCTATCGCAGCGCAATACCCAAAACAAATCATTGCCGTTGTTTGCTACAGAAAAGTCAAAAGGCTTCTCTGCTAACACGCTGACGCAGTGGTATTACTGGACGTACAAAAAAGCAGGCATCAGCGGTGCCAGTAGCCACAGCGGAAGGCGCACATTCATTACCTCGCTGGCCCAAAAGGGAATTGGCGTACGGGTGCTGGCAAGTTTGGCAGGTCATCGATCCATAGCGGTGACACAAGTTTACATTGATGTGAATGATGAAATGAAACGGCAGGCAGTTGAGTTGATTTAA
- a CDS encoding AAA family ATPase produces the protein MNYITAPKTTSDMVFANKGIENKLLDILCQNYPFPIKGGKNSLILYGVPGTGKSTYAEVFLNDFEKTFGGSNPAIHTTDCQKTKNITSILSTCNAIADKAGIFTCSGHHYFIFDEVDNLTTDGQKALKSFLNRTNIVCVLTTNYLHDINEGLKSRCVQLNFNAASEDDCVERFKKVLADNQLPILPDVALREIAKSNNGDWREMIPLLLWAATEYKKLMLAA, from the coding sequence ATGAATTACATTACTGCACCGAAAACGACTTCCGATATGGTCTTTGCGAACAAAGGTATCGAAAACAAATTGCTAGATATTCTATGTCAGAACTACCCCTTCCCAATAAAAGGCGGGAAAAACTCCCTGATTTTGTATGGGGTGCCTGGCACTGGCAAATCTACTTATGCAGAGGTTTTTCTGAATGATTTTGAAAAAACTTTTGGCGGCAGCAATCCAGCTATACATACGACCGACTGCCAAAAAACAAAAAATATAACGAGCATTCTCAGCACATGTAATGCCATTGCTGACAAGGCAGGTATCTTTACCTGCTCCGGCCATCATTATTTCATTTTTGATGAAGTCGACAATCTTACAACTGATGGGCAGAAAGCGCTAAAGTCATTTTTGAATAGGACAAATATCGTATGCGTTTTAACGACTAACTATTTGCATGACATTAATGAAGGCTTAAAGAGCAGATGCGTGCAATTAAACTTTAACGCAGCCAGCGAAGATGATTGTGTTGAGCGCTTTAAAAAAGTGCTAGCAGATAATCAGTTACCAATACTTCCTGATGTAGCATTGAGGGAGATTGCTAAATCCAATAATGGCGATTGGAGAGAGATGATACCTCTACTCCTTTGGGCTGCAACCGAATATAAGAAGTTGATGCTAGCCGCCTAG
- a CDS encoding transglutaminase domain-containing protein: MARFMFSKKTMFKPLLLLVVSLILCGCDNNAIDAASTTSESKRVDSQSLIKEKIIEQNARIEAAREKYNKEVPWNLNIFVENLTEGLEEKEARIALFKFVMEQPYKIRSWHSRSGVELFDTGNGDCRHKREALYYLFKSAGLEVRKVTVLYNYADLPIPPEILNLISETRDFHSGMEIKINGEYVYVDPTWDSGLAKVGFPVNSDWDGESPTRAITGGETVTIPHSDYNNISELYNKYGVRWPRRSEQNKFVRALNSWLDDIRSTKQN, translated from the coding sequence ATGGCACGTTTTATGTTTTCAAAAAAAACAATGTTTAAGCCTTTATTGTTATTAGTCGTTTCTCTAATTCTTTGTGGCTGCGATAATAATGCAATCGATGCTGCAAGTACTACAAGTGAGAGCAAAAGAGTTGATAGTCAGTCATTGATCAAAGAGAAAATTATTGAACAAAATGCGAGGATTGAAGCTGCGAGAGAAAAGTACAATAAGGAAGTGCCTTGGAATTTAAATATATTTGTAGAAAACCTCACTGAGGGGTTAGAAGAAAAAGAAGCAAGGATTGCATTGTTCAAATTTGTAATGGAGCAACCTTACAAAATCAGGAGCTGGCACTCCCGCTCTGGTGTAGAACTTTTCGATACAGGGAATGGGGATTGTAGGCACAAAAGAGAGGCTCTATACTACTTGTTCAAGAGTGCTGGCTTAGAGGTAAGAAAGGTAACTGTTCTTTATAATTATGCAGACCTTCCTATACCACCAGAAATTCTTAATTTAATCTCTGAGACTCGTGACTTCCACAGTGGAATGGAAATAAAGATTAATGGTGAATATGTTTATGTAGATCCAACTTGGGATTCTGGTTTAGCTAAAGTAGGGTTTCCAGTCAACAGTGATTGGGACGGTGAGTCACCAACAAGAGCTATCACAGGAGGTGAAACTGTCACCATCCCACACAGCGATTACAATAATATATCTGAGCTTTATAATAAATATGGGGTACGTTGGCCAAGAAGGTCTGAACAAAACAAGTTTGTAAGAGCCCTTAATTCATGGTTGGATGACATACGAAGCACAAAACAGAATTAG
- a CDS encoding DUF1615 family protein — protein MKRKHIYTVSFLILLSVIFFDDIDSLTTSHGVPESRHENALIELSKRFSYIEPDANYSSYCDAIKLNINKYGYREGTYLYNTIYKIIITITAQESGFREKNRLFRNLPILSESVRNYFPWFYKNKTSGPMEVNITNYCRENKVSTDYAIDKLHSIDEGIKAGVDKLIPIINSHISGTGSKDLTLKREFVFADYCSGIFSCRNAALQARVNDLLGKKELELDGDLLIYSSKLNEEIVEIGYLPDGSAYLVGQNNKPVKNVSIKSATERAVEEVTDLDPALIRKDLVLSKTKSFEETKTYLALMDSVAQKHQVPIDARMRGNTFLRKISSFLGEADSVTTYVNMCDEIYKSIHEFDEI, from the coding sequence ATGAAGCGCAAACACATATATACGGTCTCTTTCTTAATTTTATTGTCGGTTATTTTTTTTGATGACATTGACAGTTTAACAACAAGTCATGGCGTTCCAGAATCCAGACACGAGAACGCCCTCATTGAACTATCTAAAAGGTTTTCGTACATAGAACCTGATGCAAACTACAGCAGTTATTGTGACGCTATAAAATTAAACATTAATAAATATGGATACAGAGAAGGAACCTACTTATACAATACGATTTATAAAATCATCATTACAATAACTGCTCAAGAAAGTGGTTTCAGGGAAAAGAATAGGCTGTTTAGGAACTTACCAATATTATCTGAAAGCGTCAGAAATTATTTTCCTTGGTTTTATAAAAACAAAACTTCTGGCCCTATGGAAGTTAATATCACCAACTATTGTCGTGAAAATAAAGTTAGCACCGATTATGCGATTGACAAATTACATTCTATTGATGAAGGCATAAAGGCAGGAGTCGACAAACTAATTCCTATAATAAATTCACATATTAGTGGCACAGGAAGTAAGGATTTAACACTTAAAAGAGAATTTGTTTTTGCTGATTATTGCTCAGGCATATTCTCTTGTCGCAACGCCGCTTTGCAAGCACGGGTAAATGATTTACTTGGCAAGAAAGAACTAGAGCTTGACGGAGACCTACTAATATATTCAAGTAAACTCAATGAGGAAATCGTTGAGATAGGTTATCTTCCCGATGGCAGTGCTTATCTTGTCGGGCAGAACAATAAACCGGTTAAAAATGTGTCTATTAAATCTGCCACTGAAAGAGCTGTTGAGGAAGTAACTGATTTAGACCCAGCCCTGATTAGAAAAGACCTTGTATTATCTAAGACCAAGAGTTTTGAAGAAACCAAAACATATCTTGCATTAATGGATTCTGTGGCTCAAAAGCATCAGGTTCCAATTGATGCAAGGATGAGAGGGAACACATTTCTAAGAAAAATATCGTCATTTCTAGGTGAAGCAGATAGCGTCACAACTTATGTCAATATGTGCGATGAAATTTATAAATCCATCCATGAATTTGATGAAATTTAA
- a CDS encoding Crp/Fnr family transcriptional regulator produces the protein MANTSGNMNLLKQSQLFADLSTEELESISCRVTLREFKKGEVILYEEDTNRFMYSVLEGEVKVYYSSEGGKESIVAFHGAGDSFGEVSLIDQQTTPATVAAMEKSLVLIVGREDFFAIIQNQPKVMHKLLLLLSGRLRHSWNQVRMLHFNDASNRVMASMTEMAAERGEEVPEGVLLKLRLTHQNIADMTGLTRETVTRVIDKWKKSGLMSVDENRYILIRHSFFEENFTL, from the coding sequence ATGGCAAACACCAGTGGCAATATGAATTTATTGAAACAGTCTCAGTTATTTGCTGACCTTTCCACCGAAGAGTTAGAGTCTATTTCATGCCGAGTTACACTGCGAGAATTCAAGAAGGGTGAAGTTATTCTTTACGAGGAGGATACCAACAGGTTCATGTATTCGGTCCTTGAAGGGGAGGTAAAGGTTTATTACTCCTCTGAAGGCGGTAAGGAATCGATCGTTGCTTTTCATGGTGCAGGTGACTCTTTCGGAGAAGTTTCTCTTATTGATCAGCAAACGACCCCGGCAACCGTCGCCGCTATGGAAAAATCACTGGTTCTTATTGTGGGTCGAGAAGATTTTTTTGCAATTATCCAAAATCAGCCCAAAGTCATGCACAAATTGCTTCTGCTGTTGTCAGGGCGATTGCGCCACTCCTGGAATCAAGTCCGCATGCTTCATTTCAACGATGCCTCTAACCGCGTGATGGCTTCAATGACGGAAATGGCTGCAGAACGCGGAGAGGAAGTGCCCGAGGGGGTGTTGTTGAAGCTGCGCCTGACACATCAAAATATAGCCGACATGACGGGCCTGACACGTGAAACGGTCACGCGCGTAATTGATAAATGGAAAAAATCGGGCCTGATGTCCGTCGATGAAAACCGCTACATACTCATTCGGCACAGTTTTTTTGAAGAAAATTTTACTTTGTGA
- a CDS encoding glycine amidinotransferase, translating into MVNSHNEWDSLKEVIVGNTFLSNLPGLELSFKLFFHDSLTSDVFGNDVYSQKGKNWKGEIKKQYIDEHEEDITEMVRVLEEESVTVKRPKRLDKIHRFKTPYWESGCVPALNIRDQAIIVGNEIIETPPQVRSRFFENDLLKEIFMDYFKKGARWTQIPKPMLTDNSFDISYQLKKGVQYEKQANHFDIGYEILFDGAQCLRFNNDIVINCSNENHLLGAQWLKRHLKGYNLHVVRMVDNHIDSTMLPLREGVLLVNPRKFKEEHLPDFLKKWDRIFAPEPEAQQTLLASKFIDMNVLSLDPKKIMVSNNYIPLIRLLEQNGFTPIPVQLRHRRLFGGGFHCITLDTIRR; encoded by the coding sequence ATGGTAAATAGCCATAATGAATGGGATTCATTAAAAGAAGTAATTGTAGGTAACACTTTTCTGTCGAATTTGCCGGGACTTGAGTTGTCATTTAAATTGTTTTTTCATGACAGTTTAACTAGTGACGTCTTTGGAAACGATGTTTACAGCCAGAAAGGTAAAAATTGGAAAGGGGAGATAAAGAAGCAATATATTGATGAGCATGAAGAAGACATTACAGAAATGGTTCGAGTTCTTGAAGAAGAATCTGTCACAGTTAAAAGACCTAAACGCTTAGACAAGATACACCGATTTAAAACTCCGTATTGGGAAAGTGGTTGTGTACCTGCGTTAAATATCAGAGACCAGGCCATTATTGTCGGTAATGAAATCATAGAAACTCCACCACAAGTTAGAAGCAGGTTTTTTGAGAATGATCTTTTAAAAGAGATCTTTATGGACTATTTCAAAAAAGGTGCGAGATGGACTCAAATACCTAAGCCCATGTTAACGGATAATTCATTCGATATATCGTATCAGCTCAAAAAAGGAGTTCAATATGAAAAGCAGGCTAATCATTTTGATATCGGCTATGAAATCCTGTTTGATGGTGCTCAATGTTTAAGATTTAATAATGATATCGTTATCAACTGTTCGAATGAGAACCACTTGTTGGGTGCGCAATGGCTCAAAAGACATCTGAAAGGCTATAATTTACATGTTGTTAGGATGGTGGATAACCATATAGACTCAACTATGTTACCCCTGAGAGAGGGAGTTCTACTTGTAAATCCAAGAAAATTTAAAGAGGAACATCTGCCTGATTTTCTGAAAAAATGGGATAGAATTTTTGCACCTGAACCTGAAGCCCAACAAACTCTGTTGGCAAGTAAGTTTATTGATATGAATGTTCTATCTTTAGATCCAAAAAAGATCATGGTTAGCAATAATTATATTCCATTGATTCGGCTTCTTGAACAAAATGGATTTACACCTATTCCTGTCCAACTCAGACACAGAAGATTATTTGGTGGTGGCTTCCATTGCATTACCTTAGATACAATCAGGAGGTAA
- a CDS encoding ABC transporter substrate-binding protein, with protein MSVIALVLGVVGCDSGTNSSPADVLGIAANLGSVMTLDPAAIAERLTGGVIRNVCEPLLVLNEEDAREVMPGIAESWSVNEDFSIYTFHIRPNLTFPSGNPVTAHDVAWSMSRSLQLNLASSKLLKEWGFNKNNISDMVRVIDDLTLEISAPKQYSPSLFLYALADYKSAHALDRVEVLSHEIDGDLGKDWLTRNTACYGPFRVSTWRAQDVLILERNDEWIRRENPIRRVVIRHIPEPGTQRLMLEKGDIDLATDLDPSDLSAIEENPNTYLKLTPRFSIIYMAFNREMSTFSDPRVIKAMRYLIDYESIARTVLNKAAIVLESPVPRGMFGALPESFSPYSKNIDKARGLLQESGAGEGFSFELLTSNSAPYPVIAQHFQENLLKVGVNVKITTLSSGHLFTKVRARKFQAYIGGYGFNYPDANNVMLRFGYNPKNSEDNSVSVAWRTGWYPSDWFNATVMQAQTEPDPLKREKLYHELQRYHVENSPIIFLFQRLGIKALSRNVESIKANALTISYASAVKKK; from the coding sequence TTGTCCGTAATAGCTTTGGTGCTTGGTGTGGTCGGGTGCGACTCGGGTACAAACAGTTCGCCGGCTGATGTGCTGGGCATTGCAGCGAATCTCGGCAGCGTGATGACGCTTGACCCCGCGGCGATAGCAGAAAGGCTCACGGGCGGCGTTATTAGAAACGTTTGCGAACCCCTGCTGGTGCTAAACGAGGAAGATGCAAGAGAGGTGATGCCCGGCATCGCAGAAAGTTGGTCGGTTAACGAAGACTTCTCCATCTATACATTCCATATAAGGCCTAACCTTACCTTTCCCTCCGGCAACCCTGTTACCGCACATGATGTGGCCTGGTCAATGAGCCGCAGCCTCCAGTTGAACCTCGCGAGCTCCAAACTTCTCAAGGAATGGGGATTTAACAAGAACAACATCAGTGACATGGTTCGCGTCATCGATGACCTTACCCTGGAGATAAGCGCCCCGAAACAATACTCCCCTTCGCTCTTTCTTTATGCCCTGGCCGACTACAAATCGGCCCATGCGCTGGACAGGGTTGAAGTGCTCTCTCACGAGATCGACGGTGACCTTGGCAAAGACTGGCTGACGCGCAACACAGCCTGCTACGGTCCTTTCAGGGTCAGTACCTGGCGCGCCCAGGATGTGCTGATACTTGAGCGAAACGACGAATGGATACGCAGGGAAAATCCGATACGGCGCGTCGTTATACGACACATACCAGAGCCAGGCACGCAGCGCCTGATGTTAGAGAAGGGCGATATCGACCTTGCCACGGATCTTGACCCCTCTGACCTGAGCGCCATTGAAGAGAACCCGAACACCTACCTGAAGCTTACCCCCAGATTCAGCATCATCTACATGGCTTTCAACCGCGAGATGTCGACTTTTTCAGACCCCCGCGTGATAAAAGCCATGCGCTACTTGATCGACTACGAATCGATTGCCCGCACGGTACTGAACAAGGCAGCAATAGTGCTCGAATCCCCGGTGCCGCGCGGGATGTTCGGGGCCCTTCCCGAAAGTTTCAGCCCCTACTCAAAGAATATAGACAAAGCCAGGGGTCTGTTGCAGGAGTCAGGGGCCGGGGAGGGGTTTTCTTTTGAGCTACTGACTTCCAACTCAGCGCCATACCCGGTCATCGCCCAGCACTTTCAGGAGAATCTTCTGAAAGTTGGGGTGAATGTAAAAATCACCACTCTCTCTAGTGGGCATCTCTTCACAAAGGTGAGAGCCAGAAAATTCCAGGCTTACATAGGCGGTTATGGCTTCAACTACCCTGATGCCAACAATGTGATGCTTCGCTTCGGTTATAACCCGAAAAACTCGGAAGATAACTCGGTCTCTGTGGCATGGCGTACCGGCTGGTATCCAAGCGATTGGTTTAACGCCACCGTGATGCAAGCGCAGACAGAGCCCGACCCCTTAAAGCGTGAGAAGCTCTACCATGAGCTACAACGCTACCACGTGGAGAACTCCCCGATCATTTTCCTCTTCCAGCGCCTGGGCATCAAGGCGCTTAGCCGAAACGTGGAAAGTATCAAGGCGAATGCGCTAACCATTTCATACGCCTCAGCGGTAAAAAAGAAATGA
- a CDS encoding ABC transporter permease, whose amino-acid sequence MTQFTQDSELGSTQGKVTSGRSHLAIAMTELRRVLVMVFLTLLVLLAVTFFLGRVMPTDPVLAVIGEQADESTYQTVYKELGLDKPLIVQFGIYIKDIATGNFGIARTTGNPVIDDIRRVLPATFELATLSLILGVIAGVPLGIFAAVRRNSAWDHGVRFFSLLGHSIPNFWLGMMALVVFYAYFGWIGGSGRVSIFFIDTVDPVTGSILIDSIIAQDWDVLGNALRHVIMPALILASGSMAFISRMTRSFMLEQLSQEYVLTARVKGLSRVQVVHHAFRNIKVQLVTIIILSYGGLLDGAVLIETVFAWPGFGQYLTNGLMNSDMNAVMACVLLVGVIFVSLNLFADALYRVLDPRTR is encoded by the coding sequence ATGACGCAATTTACGCAAGATTCAGAACTGGGCAGCACTCAGGGGAAAGTCACCTCCGGGAGATCGCATCTTGCCATTGCCATGACCGAGCTTCGTCGCGTATTGGTGATGGTCTTTTTGACGTTACTGGTCCTCTTGGCTGTGACTTTCTTTCTCGGCAGGGTCATGCCTACCGACCCGGTTTTGGCGGTGATCGGCGAACAGGCTGATGAATCCACCTACCAGACGGTTTACAAGGAGCTCGGCCTCGACAAACCCCTGATCGTGCAATTCGGTATCTACATTAAAGATATTGCTACCGGCAATTTTGGCATCGCACGGACTACCGGCAACCCCGTGATCGACGACATACGGCGGGTCCTGCCCGCCACGTTCGAGCTAGCAACGCTCTCTCTGATACTGGGTGTGATCGCCGGCGTGCCCCTCGGCATTTTTGCGGCGGTAAGGCGCAACTCCGCCTGGGATCACGGCGTGCGCTTCTTCTCGCTCCTCGGCCACTCGATACCAAACTTCTGGCTGGGCATGATGGCGTTGGTGGTCTTCTACGCATATTTCGGTTGGATTGGCGGCTCAGGGAGGGTGTCTATTTTCTTTATAGACACGGTGGATCCGGTGACGGGCTCAATTCTGATCGACTCAATCATCGCACAGGATTGGGATGTTCTGGGCAATGCCTTGCGACACGTGATAATGCCTGCGCTCATCCTCGCCTCCGGGTCGATGGCATTTATCAGCCGCATGACCCGCAGCTTTATGCTCGAGCAACTCAGTCAGGAATATGTCTTAACCGCAAGGGTGAAAGGGCTCTCCAGAGTGCAGGTGGTGCATCACGCCTTTCGCAACATAAAAGTACAACTGGTAACGATAATCATCCTTTCCTACGGGGGGCTGCTCGATGGCGCGGTGCTGATAGAGACTGTCTTTGCTTGGCCCGGCTTCGGCCAGTACCTGACTAACGGGTTGATGAACAGTGACATGAACGCCGTGATGGCCTGTGTACTGTTGGTGGGCGTCATCTTCGTCTCCCTGAATCTTTTCGCCGACGCGCTCTACCGAGTGCTCGACCCGAGGACGCGCTGA